A stretch of the Sus scrofa isolate TJ Tabasco breed Duroc unplaced genomic scaffold, Sscrofa11.1 Contig584, whole genome shotgun sequence genome encodes the following:
- the LOC110258932 gene encoding olfactory receptor 5V1-like, producing MEGENQTVLFEFIILGFSNLKELQFLLFTIFLVTYICTLGGNSFIILVTMTNLHLHTPMYFFLENLAFLDICYTTTNVPQMMAHLLSEKKSISYLGCMAQLFAFIFFVGSESLLLAAMAYDRYIAICKPLRYSVIMNKVLYSQLAASCWSGGFLNSAVHTVLAFRLPFCGNNQINYFFCDIPPLLVLSCGDTSVNELALLSIGVVIGWTPFLCIVLSYLYIISTILRIRSSKGRQKAFSTCASHLTIVLLYYGSTIFTYGRPISTYSLEKDRLISVLYSIVTPMLNPIIYSLRNKDIQEAMQVMGRKWKASSSLSFDV from the coding sequence ATGGAAGGAGAAAACCAAACAGTTCTGTTTGAGTTTATCATCTTGGGATTCTCCAACTTAAAAGAGTTACAATTTTTACTTTTCACCATCTTCCTTGTAACTTATATCTGTACTTTGGGAGGAAATAGCTTCATAATTTTGGTAACCATGACTAATCTGCACCTGCACAcgcctatgtatttttttctggaaaacttAGCTTTTCTTGACATCTGCTACACCACCACCAATGTTCCCCAGATGATGGCGCATCTTCTGtcagagaaaaaaagcatttcctaTTTAGGTTGCATGGCACaactttttgcatttattttttttgttggctCAGAGTCCCTGCTCCTGGCAGCAATGGCATATGATCGCTACATTGCAATCTGTAAGCCCTTGAGGTATTCAGTTATTATGAACAAGGTTCTGTATAGCCAGTTAGCAGCCTCCTGCTGGTCTGGTGGTTTCCTCAATTCAGCAGTGCACACAGTACTGGCATTCCGCCTGCCCTTCTGTGGCAACAATCAGATTAATTATTTCTTCTGTGATATACCTCCTTTGTTGGTCTTGTCTTGCGGGGACACTTCTGTCAATGAATTGGCACTACTATCCATTGGGGTGGTCATTGGTTGGACTCCTTTCCTGTGTATTGTCCTTTCCTACCTCTATATTATCTCCACCATCTTGAGGATCCGATCCTCCAAGGGGAGACAaaaggccttttccacctgtgcctcccacctGACCATTGTCCTTCTCTATTATGGCAGCACCATCTTCACATATGGACGACCCATCTCAACATATTCACTGGAGAAAGACAGGCTGATCTCAGTATTGTATAGTATTGTTACCCCCATGCTAAATCCTATAATCTACTCCTTGAGGAATAAGGATATTCAAGAGGCTATGCAAGTTATGGGGAGAAAGTGGAAGGCTTCAAGCTCCCTCTCTTTTGATgtgtaa
- the LOC110258933 gene encoding olfactory receptor 12D3-like codes for MENVTTVDEFLLLELTSNQELQPIIFMTLLVVYIIDLFGNGSILVVVTSEPRLYSPMYFFLGNLSCLDICYSSVTLPMLMANLFSTHKAISFLGCISQLHFFHFLGCTEALLLAVMGFDRFVAICYPLRYTVIMNLRVCILLAAVAWITSFFYALMHSVMTARLNFCHSLKLSYFFCDVKPLLELACGDIRLNRWLIFIVTGSLSMAACFLTLLSYFYIITFLLLKHRSCHMLHKALSTCASHFMVVSLFYGTVGLTYIPPASATSVSQGRYVAVIHTTVTSVLNPLIYTLRNKEVKLALRRVFGRKWKLSV; via the coding sequence ATGGAGAACGTCACCACAGTGGATGAGTTTCTTCTGCTGGAACTGACTTCCAATCAGGAGCTGCAACCGATCATCTTCATGACCCTCTTGGTTGTGTACATTATAGATCTGTTTGGAAATGGGTCCATATTAGTGGTCGTCACCTCAGAGCCAAGACTCTACtctcccatgtatttttttctgggaaatcTTTCTTGTCTGGATATCTGCTATTCTTCAGTGACACTGCCCATGCTAATGGCAAACCTCTTCTCCACTCACAAGGCCATATCCTTCCTAGGCTGCATCAGTCAGCTCCACTTCTTCCACTTTCTGGGCTGCACTGAGGCCCTTTTGCTGGCCGTGATGGGCTTTGACCGATTTGTGGCCATCTGCTACCCGCTTCGCTACACTGTGATCATGAACCTCCGGGTGTGTATTCTCttggcagctgtggcctggatcacCAGCTTCTTTTATGCTCTGATGCATTCCGTCATGACCGCACGCCTGAACTTTTGCCACTCTCTGAAACTCAGCTACTTCTTCTGTGATGTGAAGCCCCTCTTAGAGTTGGCTTGTGGTGACATTCGGCTCAATCGATGGCTCATTTTTATTGTCACGGGCAGCTTATCTATGGCAGCGTGTTTTCTCACTCTCCTCTCCTACTTCTACATCATCACCTTTCTTCTCCTCAAGCACCGGTCCTGCCACATGCTCCACAAGGCTCTGTCTACTTGTGCCTCCCATTTCATGGTGGTGTCTCTCTTCTATGGAACTGTGGGGCTCACATACATCCCCCCTGCCTCTGCCACATCTGTATCGCAGGGACGGTACGTGGCTGTCATACACACCACTGTGACTTCAGTGCTGAATCCACTGATATACACCCTTAGGAATAAGGAAGTGAAGTTGGCTCTGAGGAGAGTCTTTGGGAGGAAATGGAAGCTGTCTGTCTAA
- the LOC110258930 gene encoding LOW QUALITY PROTEIN: olfactory receptor 12D3-like (The sequence of the model RefSeq protein was modified relative to this genomic sequence to represent the inferred CDS: inserted 1 base in 1 codon): MENVTTGNEFLLLGLTGVQMLRLFFFVIFLMVYLINLVGNGAILVIAILEPKLHSPMYFFLGNLSCLDICYSSVTLPKVLVNLLSTRRAISFLGCITQLHFFHFLGSTEAILLAIMAFDRFVAICNPLRYTVIMNPQMCILLAVVAWITSFFYALMHSLMTARLNFCHSHKLNHFFCDVKPLLELACNNTLLNQRLLSVVTGSISMGAFFLTLLSYFYIICSLLFKNKSCRILHKALSTCASHFMVVCLFYGPVGFTYTRPASATXQDRMVAIIYSAVTPVLNPLIYTLRNKEVMLALKKTFGSKLLEYCQQHH; this comes from the exons ATGGAGAATGTCACCACAGGGAATGAGTTTCTTCTACTTGGCCTGACTGGTGTTCAGATGCTGCggcttttcttctttgtgatttTCTTGATGGTTTACTTGATAAACTTGGTTGGAAATGGAGCTATATTAGTGATTGCTATTTTGGAACCTAAACTTCATTctcctatgtattttttcctggGAAACCTTtcctgtctggatatatgctacTCTTCAGTGACACTGCCCAAAGTCCTTGTAAACCTCCTCTCCACTCGCAGGGCCATATCCTTCCTAGGCTGTATCACTCAGCTCCACTTTTTCCACTTTCTGGGCAGCACAGAGGCCATCTTACTGGCCATCATGGCTTTTGATcgttttgtggccatctgcaacccgcTTCGCTACACTGTCATCATGAACCCCCAAATGTGTATTCTCTTGGCAGTGGTGGCCTGGATCACCAGCTTCTTTTATGCACTGATGCATTCTCTCATGACTGCACGCCTGAACTTTTGCCACTCGCACAAACTCAATCACTTCTTCTGCGATGTCAAGCCGCTTTTGGAACTGGCCTGTAATAACACACTGCTCAATCAAAGGCTTCTTTCTGTTGTCACAGGCAGCATATCTATGGGAGCTTTCTTCCTGACTCTTCTCTCCTACTTCTATATTATCTGCTCCCTTCTGTTCAAGAATAAGTCCTGCAGAATCCTCCACAAAGCTTTGTCCACTTGTGCCTCCCATTTCATGGTCGTTTGTCTTTTCTATGGACCCGTAGGCTTCACATACACTCGTCCTGCCTCAGCCA TCCAGGACCGCATGGTGGCCATCATATACAGTGCAGTCACTCCAGTGCTGAATCCACTGATTTACACTCTTAGGAATAAAGAAGTGATGTTGGCGCTGAAGAAAACCTTTGGGAGCAAGTTGTTGGAATACTGCCAGCAGCACCACTGA